One region of Salvelinus namaycush isolate Seneca chromosome 3, SaNama_1.0, whole genome shotgun sequence genomic DNA includes:
- the LOC120040543 gene encoding histone-lysine N-methyltransferase SETD1A-like isoform X3 codes for METLVPKHLIQLHLPLHSSSYSMDPDSEPDTQRALSLQWKSYKLVQDPAIRRVNNKIYRYDGVHFSVPDSGFPPVGDLRDPRPRRIWSRHTEMALPVPKFKLDEFYVGPIPLKEVTFARLNDNIKEPFLAEMCAKFGEVEEMEILFHPKTRKHLGLARVLFTSTRGAKDTVKHLHNTSVMGNIIHAQLDIKGQQRQKYYDLIVSGSYTPQTVPTGGKALTERFQPPAPTQPDTSSDIRRRLSSEIAGLAVGLAAGVPALTPGSTTPCSVDTGFSEQRLDTTPSSMGGPYTPGSSASSQGGGTPYTPRSVSQDSGYAVARQVGYSAGPLTSGYPPQDMLPSSSCSSTVSSSVGAYKAPRYSEDPHAPPQDPYQRCRPTYPPTGPFRPNEPPLYPTYPNTGGAGQHMAHHPAMPPPPLAPQYEQPPLADRDRERDRERDRDSGGRYGASGIGSRRSSYQEVNSSSKYSHHSHHSERERGYRRDSLGSREHGRHRNHHSHNHSSSSSSSSSSSRRRSSHDRDSRERDRDSDYSNSSDPRFNSNSHRSSSNSLSPPPSAYPSYSSSKDQPPPHNPSVSSRLEPSSVYRAQPSGAGSGERGSVSDKDPRSHHTPLPPPPPPPLPPASVIAAAVAETLSTLDFGQESPVREETWTKPKRQPTTPPPPPQHPSTPPSSPPHSSIASSSTSPSSTSLPHHLPSSTSLSPPPQRDSSSPEPDSTNESLPFVYHSSSLDSRIEMLLKEQKAKFSFLPSDEDEEEDRKDERQREKVAAAGEGGAGKGGAAGEGRSNKQREQDGEKDRRRRQGGDGGGQQRRKGERDRDGRRGRKQRTGGEGRKSPTVVAQATPSSSSTFSPRVPTTDDHTSLHGTGPLQEETAQPEPIDPRTRQGAQTPPYNGKSQSSPHSSGEDMEISDEDEEHTITAVTTHHATPSSVSSPSSSQAPLPSQTDPSASPTDPTQHFGTSMPAPPIPSYPPHLPPPGFSLQPPPPPCIPPPLGHMELHSEYPPPMPPHMYDYASSMELMNQYSGGAPMSFQMQTQMLSRLHQLRMSSNGTAAPGDAPPSDYYHSMPPPPHTHHPYMDQEGGGYEQDQHYMPSHMPYAYPGPSQMPHHHAIPPPHTGWAPHVLPEHYAYHTPPPYGTMPPVGGEAQYGAEGDPQMPLLTENPHEATVQLVLATLIQEMKSIMQRDLNRKMVENIAFGTFDEWWERKETKAKPFQTMVRGVAAVRDEDKKEENKASSKPREPLMSLVDWAKSGGMEGFSLRGALRLPSFKVKRKEPLELAEVGEMKRPKTPPEDDDEDSYHDKGLEGRMADGEGHRAERNSRRRKKKMRSRKPWDLDSEGEETSDGSSSDKEDEEGSDKGSEDEALSADSDDESLSSSTESSSSSTSSSSSSSEDEEEGEQAGSGLDTMDESTMDSTALDTEKGDDREKSAAAVPKAPLSAEIKAEIAASKKDSSTLSSNARPPAPRPSSPIVIVPPLKKRRKTVSFSTRESDYKPHLPMVPLSPPPSTASPLLSHMKSHLPDSIFIASTPGTTPSKTLSLLPFASKPGEGNALSPSPVLTVPSPVRPEDSKKSPVPLVSPPITPTKSPNKRGASPKSPAPVWVCRTVQNLPLDHASMVKMVFEEAPPPVTKGRGRGRPRTVSLSTPTPLPSFHTLREEEEEEGLQRLRLSEQLGASSLLQLGSAPTADLSVLADVALKLDPDAGDSEETETSDEAEEQKMEEEILLSPKALPLVMDPQGLSALQEHNYSKAPFHLIPAQKRSVSKQEPGVLLPADFNHHAISGVLEAPEEVIGEPLPSREKHQGECLSGMGLLCEDGDMAKAFVLTPLTPSAKRKGMAARESELEEMGKEKNKKRRRKDKENLELQQTKKQKEHQTKKQKRKLEEVDLEEDVDVEQLEPGELSNTEDEEDEEWDDVRKSERLFLQEAGLTSSQRWPKPIPAPEPVTFDQRSEFEQMTILYDIWNSGLDMEDMTLLKTTYEKLLQDDHSTDWLNDTHWVHHTVTNIPNPRRKKKSADGQLREHVTGCARSEGYYAISRKEKDVYLDLELPEQALLEAADYDASGSNRLLSERRSEQRRLLSAIGIPAVMDSDLLKLNQLKFRKKKLRFGRSRIHEWGLFTMEPIAADEMVIEYVGQNIRQMVADNREKRYAQQGIGSSYLFRVDHDTIIDATKLGNLARFINHCCTPNCYAKVITIESQKKIVIYSKQAIGMNEEITYDYKFPLEENKIPCLCGTENCRGTLN; via the exons ATGGAAACGTTAGTGCCAAAACACTTAATTCAGTTGCATCTCCCACTTCACTCTTCCAGTTATAGCATGGATCCAGACAGTGAGCCGGATACACAACGAGCTCTCAGTTTGCAATGGAAGAGCTATAAGCTCGTCCAAGACCCAGCCATCCGGAGGGTTAACAACAAAATATACCGATATGATGGGGTGCATTTCAGTGTGCCG GACTCGGGGTTCCCCCCAGTGGGAGATTTGCGGGACCCTCGACCTCGTAGAATCTGGTCCAGGCACACAGAGATGGCCCTGCCAGTACCCAAGTTCAAA CTGGATGAGTTCTACGTGGGCCCCATTCCCCTCAAGGAGGTGACCTTCGCTCGCCTCAATGACAACATCAAGGAACCCTTCCTGGCTGAGATGTGCGCAAAGtttggagaggtggaggagatggAGATATTGTTTCACCCCAAGACCCGTAAGCACCTGGGCCTGGCCCGCGTGCTCTTCACCAGCACCAGGGGGGCGAAGGACACGGTCAAACACCTGCACAACACCTCCGTCATGGGTAACATCATTCACGCTCAGCTGGACATCAAAG GCCAGCAGAGGCAGAAGTATTATGACCTGATAGTGAGTGGCTCCTACACGCCCCAGACTGTGCCCACAGGAGGCAAGGCCCTGACAGAGCGGTTCCAGCCCCCAGCGCCAACACAACCAGACACG tcGTCAGATATCAGGCGGAGACTGTCCTCTGAGATAGCTGGCCTGGCTGTGGGCTTGGCTGCAGGGGTACCGGCTCTCACCCCTGGGAGCACCACCCCCTGCTCTGTGGACACAGGCTTCAGTGAGCAGCGTCTAGACACGACCCCCTCCTCCATGGGGGGGCCCTACACCCCAGGCTCCTCCGCTTCCTCGCAGGGAGGAGGAACGCCCTACACCCCTCGCTCTGTCTCACAGGACTCGGGCTACGCTGTTGCCAG ACAAGTTGGATACAGTGCTGGCCCATTGACCAGTGGCTACCCTCCCCAGGACAtgcttccctcctcctcctgctcctctacCGTCTCCTCCTCAGTCGGGGCATACAAAGCTCCCCGGTACTCGGAGGACCCCCATGCACCCCCTCAAGACCCCTACCAAAGGTGTCGCCCCACATACCCCCCTACCGGCCCTTTCCGTCCTAACGAGCCCCCGCTCTACCCCACATACCCAAACACTGGAGGGGCTGGACAGCACATGGCACACCACCCTGCAATGCCTCCCCCACCTCTTGCACCCCAGTACGAGCAGCCTCCTCTGGCAGaccgggacagagagagggacagagagcggGACAGGGACTCAGGAGGGCGGTACGGTGCCAGTGGGATTGGCTCTAGAAGGTCATCTTACCAGGAGGTCAACTCTTCCTCCAAGTATTCCCACCACTCGCATCactcagagagggagaggggctaCAGACGGGACAGCCTGGGCTCCAGAGAACACGGCAGACACCGTAACCACCACTCACACAatcacagcagcagtagtagtagtagtagtagcagcagccgGCGACGGAGCAGCCACGACCGAGACagcagggagagggacagagacagcgACTACTCAAACAGCTCCGACCCCAGATTCAACTCCAACTCCCACCGCTCCTCCTCCAACAGCCTGTCCCCGCCTCCATCTGCCTacccctcctactcctcctccaaAGACCAACCCCCTCCCCACAACCCCTCTGTCTCCTCCCGCCTAGAGCCCTCCTCAGTGTATCGTGCCCAGCCTAGTGGTGCTGGTTCTGGGGAGAGGGGGTCTGTGTCTGACAAGGACCCCCGATCCCACCACACCCCTCTGCCgccccctccaccacctcccctcccccctgCCTCTGTGATAGCGGCGGCTGTAGCAGAGACGCTCAGCACTCTTGACTTTGGCCAGGAGAGCCCAGTCAGAGAGGAGACGTGGACCAAGCCCAAACGCCAgcccaccaccccacctccccctcctcagcatccctccacccctccctcttctccacccCACTCCTCCATCGCTTCCTCCTCCACTtcaccctcctccacctccctcccacaccatctcccctcctctactTCCCTCTCCCCACCCCCCCAGCGAGACTCCTCCTCCCCGGAGCCAGATTCCACCAATGAGAGCCTGCCATTTGTCTACCACAGCAGCAGCTTAGACTCTCGTATTGAGATGCTCCTGAAAGAGCAGAAAGCTAAGTTCTCCTTCCTGCCCTCCGatgaagatgaggaagaggacaggaaggacgaaaggcagagagagaaggtggcagcagcaggagagggaggagcagGGAAGGGAGGAGCAGCAGGCGAGGGCAGGAGCAATAAGCAGAGGGAGCAGGATGGGGAGAAAGACAGGCGGAGGAGACAAGGAGGAGATGGTGGAGGCCAgcagaggaggaaaggagagagggatagagacggccgtagagggaggaagcagagaacggggggagaggggaggaagagtcCCACTGTAGTAGCACAagctaccccctcctcctcctccaccttctcACCCCGCGTCCCCACCACAGATGACCATACTAGTCTCCATGGAACAGGACCTCTGCAGGAGGAGACAGCCCAACCTGAGCCTATTGATCCAAGGACCAGACAAGGGGCACAGACACCCCCCTACAACGGAAAGAGTCAG TCATCCCCTCATTCCTCTGGGGAAGACATGGAGATCTCCGACGAGGATGAAGAACACACCATTACAGCAGTGACCACCCACCACGCCACTCCTTCCTCCGTCTCTTCTCCATCTTCATCCCAGGCCCCCCTGCCCTCCCAGACAGACCCCTCTGCCTCCCCCACTGACCCCACACAGCACTTTGGCACGTCCATGCCTGCTCCACCCATCCCCTCTTACCcccctcacctccctcccccGGGCTTTTCCCTGcagccccctccacccccctgCATCCCCCCACCGCTGGGCCACATGGAGCTGCACTCTGAGTACCCTCCTCCCATGCCCCCACACATGTATGACTATGCCAGCAGTATGGAGCTTATGAACCAGTACAGTGGCGGAGCCCCCATGTCCTTCCAGATGCAGACCCAGATGCTGAGTCGGCTGCACCAGCTGAGGATGTCCTCTAATGGCACCGCTGCCCCTGGCGACGCCCCCCCTTCAGACTACTACCACTCCAtgccccctcccccacacacccACCACCCCTACATGGACCAAGAAGGGGGTGGCTATGAGCAGGACCAGCACTACATGCCCTCCCACATGCCCTACGCCTACCCTGGCCCCTCTCAGATGCCCCACCACCACGCCATCCCCCCTCCACACACGGGCTGGGCCCCGCATGTCTTACCCGAACACTACGCGTACCACACccctccgccctatgggactatgCCTCCTGTGGGGGGAGAGGCCCAGTACGGGGCGGAGGGGGACCCCCAAATGCCCCTGCTAACAGAGAACCCCCACGAGGCCACAGTGCAGCTGGTGCTGGCCACCCTCATCCAGGAGATGAAGAGCATCATGCAGAGGGACCTCAACCGCAAGATGGTGGAGAACATCGCCTTTGGAACCTTTGACGAGTGGTGGGAGCGCAAGGAGACCAAAGCCAAG CCGTTCCAGACCATGGTTCGGGGTGTGGCTGCAGTGAGGGACGAGGACAAGAAGGAGGAGAACAAGGCCAGCAGCAAGCCCCGGGAGCCCCTCATGTCTCTGGTGGACTGGGCCAAGAGTGGAGGAATGGAAGGCTTCTCACTGAGAGGGGCGCTACGACTTCCCTCATTCAAG GTGAAGAGGAAAGAACCTCTGGAGCTAGCAGAGGTAGGAGAGATGAAGAGACCCAAGACACCACCAGAGGATGACGACGAAG ACTCGTACCATGACAAGGGTCTAGAGGGAAGAATGGCAGATGGGGAGGGCCACAGGGCTGAGAGGAACAGCAGGCggaggaagaagaagatgagAAGTCGGAAACCTTGGGACCTGGACAGCGAAGGAGAAGAGACTTCTGACGGTTCTTCTTCAGATAag GAGGACGAGGAGGGAAGTGACAAGGGGTCAGAAG ATGAGGCCTTGAGTGCGGACAGCGATGATGAGAGCCTCTCCTCATCCACAGAGAGTTCTTCCTCCTCaacatcatcatcctcctcttcctctgaagACGAGGAGGAAGGAGAGCAGGCCGGCAGTGGACTGGACACCATGGATGAGTCTACGATGGACAGCACAGCTCTGGATACAGAGAAGGGGGATGACCG AGAAAAGTCTGCAGCTGCTGTTCCAAAAGCACCGCTCAGCGCCGAGATCAAAGCTG AAATTGCTGCCAGCAAGAAGGATTCATCAACACTCAGCTCAAACGCTCGTCCTCCAGCCCCCCGCCCCTCCTCCCCAATTGTCATTGTGCCTCCTCTCAAGAAGCGAAGGAAGACCGTCTCGTTCTCTACCAGGGAGAGCGACTACAAACCCCACCTTCCAATGGTCCCCTTGTCCCCACCTCCCTCCACTGCCTCTCCTCTCTTGTCCCACATGAAATCTCACCTTCCAGACTCCATTTTCATCGCCTCCACACCTGGAACCACCCCCTCCAAGACTCTCTCACTCCTCCCCTTTGCCTCCAAACCAGGCGAAGGCaatgccctctctccctcccctgttctcactgttccctCGCCTGTACGCCCAGAAGACTCAAAAAAGAGCCCTGTCCCTCTGGTGTCCCCCCCAATCACCCCCACCAAGTCCCCCAACAAACGGGGGGCCTCCCCCAAATCTCCCGCTCCAGTGTGGGTGTGTCGCACCGTGCAGAACCTCCCCCTGGACCACGCCTCCATGGTCAAGATGGTCTTCGAGGAGGCCCCGCCCCCTGTCACAAAGGGCCGGGGCAGGGGACGCCCCAGAACTGTCAGCCTGTCgacccccacccctctcccctccttccacaccctcagagaggaggaggaagaggaaggactgCAGAGGCTGAGACTCAGTGAGCAGCTGGGAGCATCCAGCCTGCTACAGCTGGGTTCGGCCCCCACGGCTGATCTGTCTGTCCTGGCTGATGTGGCCCTGAAGCTGGACCCAGACGCTGGAGACTCAGAGGAGACGGAGACGTCAGACGAGGCAGAGGAGcaaaagatggaggaggagattCTCCTCTCTCCCAAAGCCCTCCCCCTGGTTATGGACCCACAGGGACTGTCTGCCCTGCAGGAACACAACTATTCCAAAGCCCCCTTCCACCTCATCCCTGCCCAAAAGAGGAGTGTCTCCAAACAGGAGCCTGGGGTGCTCCTCCCTGCAGACTTCAACCATCACGCCATCTCTGGGGTGCTGGAAGCTCCTGAGGAGGTCATAGGGGAACCCCTGCCCTCTAGGGAGAAACACCAGGGTGAGTGTCTGTCTGGCATGGGGCTGCTGTGTGAGGATGGAGACATGGCCAAGGCCTTTGTGCTGACACCTCTCACCCCATCAGCCAAGAGGAAGGGAATGGCGGCGAGGGAGAGCGAACTGGAGGAGATGGGGAAAGAGAAGaacaagaagaggaggaggaaagataAGGAAAATCTGGAGTTGCAGCAAACGAAAAAGCAGAAGGAACACCAGACCAAGAAACAGAAGAGGAAACTAGAG GAGGTGGACCTGGAGGAGGATGTGGACGTGGAGCAGCTGGAGCCGGGTGAGCTGTCTAACACAGAGGACGAGGAAGATGAAGAGTGGGATGATGTGAGGAAGAGCGAGCGCCTCTTCCTCCAGGAGGCCGGGTTGACTTCGTCGCAGCGTTGGCCCAAGCCCATCCCTGCCCCGGAGCCCGTCACGTTTGACCAGCGCAGCGAGTTTGAGCAGATGACCATCCTGTATGACATCTGGAACTCTGGTCTAGACATGGAGGACATGACGCTGCTGAAGACGACCTACGAGAAGCTGCTGCAGGACGACCACAGCACCGACTGGCTCAACGACACACACTGGGTCCACCACACTG TTACCAACATCCCCAACCCGCGGCGTAAGAAGAAGAGTGCAGACGGGCAGCTGCGGGAGCACGTGACAGGCTGTGCCAGGAGCGAGGGCTACTACGCCATCAGCAGGAAGGAGAAGGATGTCTACCTGGATCTGGAACTGCCTGAGCAGGCCCTACTGGAGGCTGCCGACTACGACGCCTCG GGCTCAAACCGGCTGCTGTCAGAGAGACGGTCGGAGCAGCGCCGCCTCCTCAGTGCCATAGGCATCCCTGCAGTCATGGACTCTGACCTGCTCAAACTCAATCAGCTCAAG TTCCGTAAGAAGAAGCTTCGATTTGGCCGCAGTAGGATCCATGAATGGGGCCTGTTCACCATGGAACCCATTGCTGCTGACGAGATGGTCATTGAGTATGTGGGCCAGAATATCAGACAG ATGGTGGCTGACAACAGAGAGAAGCGTTATGCCCAGCAGGGCATTGGGAGCAGCTACCTGTTCAGAGTGGACCACGACACCATCATTGATGCTACCAAGTTAGGCAACCTGGCACGCTTCATCAACCACTGCTGCACT CCTAACTGCTATGCAAAGGTGATCACCATAGAATCCCAGAAGAAGATCGTGATCTACTCCAAGCAGGCCATTGGCATGAATGAAGAGATTACCTACGACTACAAGTTCCCTCTAGAGGAAAATAAGATTCCCTGTCTGTGTGGAACAGAGAACTGCCGTGGGACGCTCAACTAG